One genomic segment of Rhizobium gallicum bv. gallicum R602sp includes these proteins:
- a CDS encoding ABC transporter permease gives MSTVSTPMASTAPLINKDRVIDWLGIAPFVIFALLFLIIPTLYLVVGAFLTPEGKFTFKNIGDLFTPSIISAYWISIRVSVASALGGALIGFFLAWAVVLGGLPSSVRSTLLTFSGVASNFAGVPLAFSFLATLGRTGLVTIFLRDWFGFNLYGTGFNLLSFFGLTITYMYFQIPLMVLILTPALDGMKKEWREAAEILGATNRQYWMMVALPILWPSLLGTTLLLFANAFGAIATAYALTGSSLNIVPILLYAQIRGDVLHNPNLGYAIALGMIVITGVSNVLYLMLRMRAERWQK, from the coding sequence ATGAGCACCGTTTCAACGCCTATGGCGAGCACTGCCCCCCTGATCAATAAGGATCGCGTGATCGACTGGCTGGGTATCGCGCCCTTCGTCATCTTCGCCTTGCTGTTTCTGATCATCCCCACGCTTTATCTCGTCGTCGGCGCCTTCCTCACGCCGGAAGGCAAATTCACGTTCAAGAACATCGGCGATCTCTTCACGCCGTCGATCATCAGCGCCTATTGGATCAGCATCCGCGTATCGGTGGCTTCCGCCCTCGGCGGTGCGCTGATCGGCTTCTTTCTCGCCTGGGCAGTCGTCCTCGGCGGCCTGCCCTCCTCTGTCCGCTCGACGCTTTTGACCTTCTCCGGCGTCGCATCGAACTTCGCCGGCGTGCCGCTTGCCTTCTCGTTCCTGGCAACGCTCGGCCGCACCGGCCTCGTCACCATCTTCCTGCGCGACTGGTTCGGCTTCAATCTCTACGGCACCGGATTCAACCTTTTATCCTTCTTCGGCCTCACCATCACCTACATGTACTTCCAGATCCCTCTGATGGTGCTGATCCTGACGCCGGCGCTCGACGGCATGAAGAAGGAATGGCGCGAGGCCGCTGAAATCCTCGGCGCCACGAACCGCCAGTACTGGATGATGGTCGCGCTGCCGATCCTCTGGCCGAGCCTGCTCGGCACGACGCTGCTGCTGTTTGCAAACGCCTTCGGCGCCATCGCCACAGCCTATGCGCTGACTGGAAGCTCCCTGAACATCGTTCCGATCCTGCTTTACGCGCAGATCCGCGGCGATGTTCTTCACAACCCGAACCTCGGCTACGCGATCGCGCTCGGCATGATCGTCATTACCGGCGTCTCCAACGTCCTTTACCTGATGCTGCGCATGCGCGCCGAACGGTGGCAGAAATGA
- a CDS encoding ABC transporter permease → MKAQRLGAWIAIFLGASYFIIPLIGTIEFSLRMRRGVYSFDAYQSVFSDIQFRETFGYSMLMALLTIVFGMLLVVPTAYWVRLRLPQMRPIVEFVTLLPLVIPAIVIVFGYLRMYNSSSVLPLTGSTTGTNILLVCSYITLSLPYMYRAVDTAMRAIDVRTLTEAAESLGASWPTIMFRCIFPNVMSGVLSGAFITLAIVMGEFTMAALLNRPAFGPYLQLVGANKAYEPSALAVIAFSITWLCMGLLNLISRFQKSAPAR, encoded by the coding sequence ATGAAAGCTCAACGTCTTGGCGCCTGGATCGCCATCTTTCTGGGTGCGTCCTATTTCATCATTCCGCTGATCGGCACCATCGAGTTTTCGCTGCGCATGCGCCGCGGCGTATACAGCTTCGATGCCTATCAGTCGGTCTTTTCGGACATCCAGTTCCGCGAGACCTTCGGCTATTCCATGCTGATGGCCCTTTTGACAATCGTCTTCGGCATGCTGCTCGTCGTGCCGACGGCCTATTGGGTTCGCCTGCGCCTGCCACAGATGCGCCCGATCGTGGAATTCGTGACGCTGCTCCCGCTCGTTATCCCGGCGATCGTCATCGTCTTCGGCTATTTGCGCATGTACAATTCATCGTCGGTCCTGCCATTGACGGGTTCTACGACCGGTACGAACATCCTGCTCGTCTGCTCCTACATCACGCTGTCGCTGCCCTACATGTATCGCGCGGTCGATACCGCCATGCGCGCCATCGACGTCCGCACACTGACAGAGGCGGCCGAAAGCCTCGGTGCCAGCTGGCCGACCATCATGTTCCGCTGCATCTTCCCGAACGTCATGAGCGGCGTGTTGTCCGGCGCCTTCATCACGCTGGCGATCGTCATGGGCGAATTCACGATGGCTGCCCTCCTCAACCGGCCGGCCTTCGGGCCTTATCTGCAGCTCGTCGGCGCCAACAAGGCGTACGAGCCGTCGGCGCTCGCCGTCATTGCCTTCTCGATCACATGGCTCTGCATGGGTCTGCTCAATCTCATCTCCCGCTTTCAAAAATCCGCCCCCGCAAGGTAA
- a CDS encoding ABC transporter ATP-binding protein: MSFLTLTNLQKSFGQVQVVHNFNMSIEKGEFVSFLGPSGCGKTTVLRMIAGFETPTGGSLFINGKDQRPLKPNQRNIGMVFQAYALFPNMNVHDNVAFGLKVAGMPKADIDARVKEMLGLIRLDHLADRFPYQMSGGQQQRVALARALAVKPQVLLLDEPLSALDAKIRVSLREEIRLIQQKLGITTIFVTHDQEEALSISDRIVVMNGGKADQIGTPFEVYNTPATRFVASFVGTLNMIEAKVVDPAANRIQIGDQGVTLKQSLAAYKAGDTVSLALRPEAGSLSDSVKSDTALTGQVTSAHFLGSVIRTRMNVGGNVISFDMFNSPGVTPPQAGETVTLRFMAADLLVVRD; encoded by the coding sequence ATGTCATTCCTCACGCTGACCAATCTTCAGAAGTCCTTCGGCCAGGTTCAGGTCGTCCATAATTTCAACATGAGCATCGAGAAGGGAGAATTCGTCTCCTTCCTGGGGCCGTCTGGCTGCGGCAAGACTACGGTGCTGCGCATGATCGCCGGCTTCGAAACGCCGACCGGCGGCAGCCTCTTCATCAACGGCAAGGATCAGCGCCCGCTGAAGCCGAACCAGCGCAACATCGGCATGGTTTTCCAGGCTTACGCGCTGTTCCCGAACATGAACGTGCACGACAACGTCGCCTTCGGTCTCAAGGTTGCAGGCATGCCGAAGGCCGACATCGATGCGCGCGTGAAGGAAATGTTGGGCCTCATCCGCCTCGACCATCTCGCTGATCGCTTCCCCTACCAGATGTCCGGCGGCCAGCAGCAGCGCGTGGCGCTTGCCCGCGCGCTTGCCGTCAAGCCGCAGGTTCTGCTGCTCGACGAACCGCTCTCCGCGCTCGATGCGAAGATCCGCGTGTCGCTGCGCGAAGAGATCCGCCTCATCCAGCAGAAGCTCGGCATCACCACCATCTTTGTGACGCACGACCAGGAAGAGGCGCTCTCGATCTCCGACCGCATCGTCGTCATGAACGGCGGCAAGGCGGATCAGATCGGCACGCCCTTCGAGGTCTACAACACGCCCGCAACCCGTTTCGTCGCTTCTTTCGTCGGCACGCTGAACATGATCGAGGCAAAGGTCGTCGATCCGGCGGCAAACCGCATCCAGATCGGGGACCAGGGCGTGACGCTCAAGCAGTCGCTCGCAGCCTACAAGGCGGGCGATACCGTCTCGCTGGCGCTCCGTCCGGAAGCGGGCTCGCTTTCCGACAGCGTCAAGAGCGATACGGCGCTGACCGGTCAGGTCACCTCCGCCCACTTCCTTGGCTCCGTCATCCGCACCCGCATGAATGTCGGCGGCAACGTCATTTCCTTCGACATGTTCAACAGCCCGGGCGTCACCCCGCCGCAGGCAGGCGAAACCGTCACGCTCCGCTTCATGGCCGCCGACCTGCTCGTCGTCCGCGATTGA